CCGGCAATGTGTTCGAGGCCTACGGCGCGCAGTTCAGCGATCTGCCCGGCGCACGCCAGCGCGCGCTGCCCACGGCCAGCGCCTTGCTGCGCCTGGCCCCGGCGCTGCTGGCCGCCGGACATGCCGTGGCCGCGCAGGACGCGCTGCCGCTCTACGTGCGCGACAAGGTGGCGCAGACCACGGCCGAGCGTGAGCAGCTGCGGCTGGACCACCTGGCCCGGCTGGCCGCGCCCACACCCACCGATCCCCTGGGCGCCTGATGGGGGCTGGCATGGCGCAATCACCCGAACCCGGCACGACCCAGGACGCGTCCCGCGTGCCCGTGTGGACCCCGGCCGACTGGCCGCGCGCCGATGCCACCGCCGCGCGCCGCATCGCCTTCGTGCCCATGGCCGAGGCCGATCTGGACGCGGTGCACGCGGTGGAAAAGCTGGCCTACACCCACCCCTGGACGCGCAAGCACCTGGCCGACTCGCTGGCCTCGGGCTACCCGGCGGTGATGCTGCTGAGCGAGGCGCTGCCCGGCGAGACGGCCAGCCCCGGGCGCAGCGACGGCCGCGTGCTGCTGGGCTACCTCGTGGCCATGCCCGGGGTGGACGAAGTGCACCTGCTCAACATCACCGTCGCGCCGACCCACCAGCGCCAGGGCTGG
This Hydrogenophaga taeniospiralis DNA region includes the following protein-coding sequences:
- the rimI gene encoding ribosomal protein S18-alanine N-acetyltransferase, encoding MAQSPEPGTTQDASRVPVWTPADWPRADATAARRIAFVPMAEADLDAVHAVEKLAYTHPWTRKHLADSLASGYPAVMLLSEALPGETASPGRSDGRVLLGYLVAMPGVDEVHLLNITVAPTHQRQGWARFMLDALVLWSRGQGAQWLWLEVRQGNVPARALYESYGFTQVGLRRGYYPAGHFQREDAVVMSLSLAARGNGGEAP